The following nucleotide sequence is from Catonella massiliensis.
CGTCAGCAGTTTCTTTCTGCGCCTTGTTTATATCCTCTATGTCCGTCATAGGCACAAGTGAATGCACTCTCTCCTTAGCCTTTGGTGAAGAAGCAAACTCAGAGAGCCTATCTAGTATCTTATCAAACTCCAATGTATGTAAAACTTTTTTATTCATATATTTCCCTTTTTTTATTAAGTAACTTCAAACTATCTATAAAACCATGATTAGTGTCCCCGTTGTAATAAGAAGTACGCCTTGGGTCCTCCTCTTTCTGTGCGGATATGCTGCTACGTAAAAATGGAGCTGCTAAAAGCAGCCCCTAGGTATTACGCAATCATTTAAAACTCGATGTATTTATTTTCTGCATTATCATTGATTACATAATAAGCTCTACGCTCATTTGCATTGATGTAGATTTTAACTGACTTTACATCATTAATGCTGTTACCCTCTGCTAAATAAGCCGCTCTGGTTCTCTGAACCATCTCATCAGAGCTAATCTGCATTCCGTTAAATTCAAAGTAAGTCTCAAGCTCTATCCCCTCAGCTGCTTCCTTATTTGCTTCCCTGTTAATAATCATACTTCCTCCTTAACAATATAAACTACAGTTACTTTATGTCGAAAGGCTTTCGCCCTGCAACCTAATTTCTGCTCCACTTTAGCCTATGTAGATTGCCTTTTAGCCTCATTCCCTCAAAGTCCTGCTGGCGCAGTGCTTCATAGAGAATGATGGATACTGAGTTTGATAAGTTAAGCGACCTTATCTCACCTATCATAGGTATTCTTACTGAAGTATCCTCGTATTTTACAAGAATCTCCTCCGGTATGCCAGCGCTTTCTTTGCCAAACATAATGAAGTCATTTCCCTTGTATTCTACTTCAGTATAGGCTTTTCTAGCCTTGGTGGTAGCCATGTATATCCTTGCTCCGGGGTTCTTTTCTACGAATTCCTCAAAGTCCTCATACACGTGCAAGTCTAATTCTTTCCAGTAGTCCATTCCTGCTCTTCTTACAGCCTTATCCGAAATGTCAAATCCCAGGGGTTTAATAAGGTGAAGGCTCGTCCCCGTAGCTACACAGGTTCTTCCAATATTCCCTGTGTTTGCCGGTATTTCCGGCTCATGTAAAACAATGTTCATATCAGTCACTTGTTATTGCAATATTCATGTTGATGCATTTATCTCCGTCATAGGTAAGAGGAATGCATAGATTCTTGGTAAATGAAGCGCTAAAGCTCATGTCTCCCATTCCAACTGTAGGAGGTGTGATATCTATGCCTATGCCCTGGCTTGAAAATAGCGTAGCCGCATTGCCAAGCACCATATTACCAAGCTCACAGATAGCACTAAAACCAATTTCCCCAAGCTCCGGAAGTGGTCCCTGCATCATCATTTTTCCTGCTATATCACAGGCTACCGCATTGTTAAACTCTATAATTACCTGTCCTCTTACGTCACCTGTTATTCCTATAATAATTATCAGTGAATCGTGTGAAAATTTCATATCCTTCAAACCCGGTTTGCCAATAGCTGCTTCAATCATACAAGTCTGTTTAAGTATGGTTGTGGCCGCTGCAAGGAAGGGATTGATGTATTCAACACTGAGTCCTGCCATTTTTCTACCTCCATGTTATTTATTTGGTACCGAATTTGTTCAAATGTCTCTTAGCAAAGTTTTCTATTCTTGACATTGCAATCCTTAAATTGTCAATGGAATATGCATAGGATATCCTTATGAATCCCTCTCCACATTCTCCAAAGGCTGTCCCCGGTACTACTGCAAGTTTCTCCTCTTCAAGAAGTTTAGTCGCAAACTCCTCGCTTGTCATTCCAAATCCTTTGATGCAAGGGAAGATGTAAAAGGCTCCAAAAGGTTCAAAGCACTCTATTCCTATCCTTTTAAGTTCAGATATAAGAAATCTTCTGCGCTGATTGTACGCCTCCCG
It contains:
- a CDS encoding tRNA (cytidine(34)-2'-O)-methyltransferase — its product is MNIVLHEPEIPANTGNIGRTCVATGTSLHLIKPLGFDISDKAVRRAGMDYWKELDLHVYEDFEEFVEKNPGARIYMATTKARKAYTEVEYKGNDFIMFGKESAGIPEEILVKYEDTSVRIPMIGEIRSLNLSNSVSIILYEALRQQDFEGMRLKGNLHRLKWSRN
- a CDS encoding chemotaxis protein CheX, producing the protein MAGLSVEYINPFLAAATTILKQTCMIEAAIGKPGLKDMKFSHDSLIIIIGITGDVRGQVIIEFNNAVACDIAGKMMMQGPLPELGEIGFSAICELGNMVLGNAATLFSSQGIGIDITPPTVGMGDMSFSASFTKNLCIPLTYDGDKCINMNIAITSD
- a CDS encoding DUF6465 family protein, with protein sequence MIINREANKEAAEGIELETYFEFNGMQISSDEMVQRTRAAYLAEGNSINDVKSVKIYINANERRAYYVINDNAENKYIEF